The following is a genomic window from Hymenobacter sp. APR13.
GTCGACATTCTGGAACCCTGGTTTATCGGCGCGGCCTACTACTACACGCTGCGGCTACCCTGGCGGCGCTACTTTCCGCTGATTGGGCTGGTGTTTACGACACTGGCGCTATTCGACTACTTTGTGCTCAGCGGCTTGTGGCAGGCCATCACGCAGACGCTTATTTTTAGTGACAAATATGCTACCCTGCTCAGGTATATCCTGATGATTGGGCTGCTGCTGCTGTATTTCGAGCAATGCCTGACGGAGCTGCGGCGGATAAATTTGTGGCAGGATGCCATGTTTGTGGTAAGTGTGGGGTTCTTAATCTTCTACACCAGTACGCTCATGCTATTCCTGACCAAGCACCTTATCCTGGGACCTGAGCGGCGCCTGGCGTTTGCAGGGCTGAGCGTCGTCAATCTGGGACTGCACGTGCTGCTGGCACGGGCCTTCTGGCTGGGCCGCCACCCGCCGCCGGCTGTTGTCGGCGCAGGTTTGCCGCTTTAGACTTCGCCGACAGCTGGCGGCGGGCAGCTTCAGTTTGTACCTTGCGTAGTGGATTGCCTCGCGAGTCGTTTGTTTCTCGCTGCTTCCACCTGCTATGCCCGACCTGAGCGACATTATTTACTGGCTGAAGGTGCTCTATTTTGTCTGTCAGGCATCCATTTTGGTACCGGTGGTGGCCGGGCTGCTATGGCGGCAGCGGCTGCCGCGCAACCTGCGCATCCTGGTTAATTGCTGCCTGATGTGGCTGTTGCTGATGGGTTTCAGCGAATACGCCAGATTGGCTTGGCATAACAATAATGGAGTAAATGAGCTGATTAGCATTCTGGAATTCTGGTTTATCGGGGCGGCCTATTACCACACGCTACAGCTTTCCTGGCAGCGCTACTTTCCCTTGATTGGATCAGTGTTTACGGGGCTGGCGCTGTTTGACTTTTTCGTGCTCAGCCACCTGTGGCAGGCCATCACGCAAACCCTTATTTTCAATGACACCTATACTACCCTGCTCAAGCACATTCTGATTATCGGGCTGGTACTGCTGTATTTCGAGCAGATCTTGCTGGAACTGCGCTCCACCAGCCTCTGGCAGGATGCCATGTTTGTAGTCAGTGTAGGGTTCCTACTGTTCTATTCGAGCACTATCACGCTGTTCCTAACGAGCCACCTGATTCCGGGGCCCGAGCTGCGCCTGGCGTACGCAGGGCTGAGCGTCGTTAATCTGGGGCTGCACCTACTCCTAACTCGGGCCTTCTGGCTGGCGAGCCGTTCTGGCCGCGACCTTGGCTGAGCAGCTGCCGCCTGCTCCCAGTAGCCCTCATCCCCAGCACACTAGCAGCAGGCAGCACTCCGCAACCTGCCCAAAATTGCAGCTGGACTGTGGTGATTTCAAGTGGAGCACCGTACTTTTCGGGGCTGGTGCTACAAGAAAAGCATGAATACCTTGTTTGACTCCCGGTGGGGTTGGTGGGGCAAAATCCAGTAGCTTTACTTTCGATCCTCGTCGCCTTTGTTTCCTACTGCTTGTTTGCTCAGGTAATTATTCACGCCGCCCGGCGTTTGTCTTTTTCGCGTTCATGAACAATTGGCTGATTCCGGTGCTGCTGGCTACTCCGGTGCTGCTGTTGCTGGCGCTGGGTATCGTGGCATTTGTGCTGCGCTACCAGCGCCGGCTGCTGCGGCAGCAGGAGCAGCTGCGGCAGGCCCGCGAAATGGGCCAGCAGCAGGCGCTGGAAGCCGCCCTGCTGGCGCAGGAAGAAGAGCGTCGCCGCATTGCCGCCGACCTGCACGACGGCGTGGGCACCACTCTGGCCATTGTGAAGCTGCACCTGAGCACGCTGGGCCAGCCCACCTACACCCAGGAAGCCACTGTCCTCCTCGACCAGGCCATTACGGAGGTGCGCCGCATTTCGCGCAACCTGCTGCCGGCCGCCCTGCAGAAGTTCGGGCTGCCGTTTGCGCTGGATGCCCTGGCCCGCACCGTGCCCGCCGATGGCGCTACCCACCTCACGCTGGAGCAGAAAGGCCAGCCCCGCCGCCTCGACCCCAAGTACGAGCTGATCGTGTACCGCGTGGTGCAGGAACTGCTCGGCAACGGCCTGCGCCACGCTCACGCCGAAACTATCCACATCGTCGTCGATTTCGGTCCCGACACGCTTTCCGTCTTCTACTCCGACAACGGGGTCGGATTCGACCCCACGCTGGTGGAGGCGGCGCCGCTGCCCGGCGCCCGCACCGGACACGGCCTCACCAACCTGCGCAGCCGCGTGGCGGTGCTGCAAGGCACCCTCCGCTACGAGTCGGAAACAGGGGCTGGCAGCCGTGTTTGGATATCCTGCCCCATTCCGTATCTTACTACCAATCAGGCACCTGCCCTTTCTCCTGCCCTATGACACCTGCTATTATTCGTCTTGCCGTTACCGACGACCACATCCTTTTCCGTAAAGGGCTGCGGGCGCTGATCAGCGGCTTCCCGGGCATGGAAGTGCTCTTTGAAGCCGGCGACGGTGAAGAACTACTCCAGCGGCTCGACCAGGGTAACCTGCCCGATGTCATCCTCATGGACCTGCAGATGCCCAACCTCGACGGCCTGCAGACCGTGCGCCTGCTGCGCGCCCAATACCCGCGCATTCGCGTCATTATCATCTCCATGCACGATGAGCCCGAGCTGATTGAGAGCCTCAAGGCCGAAGGTGCCCACGGCTACCTGCTCAAAAACGCCAGCCCTGAGGAAGTACGCGGCGCCATTCTGGCCGCCTACAACAACAACGAGTCGCGCCCGGCGCTGGCTACGCTGTAGAGTAGCTGCGTAAGCTGACTTTCATCATCCGATAAAGCGTCAGTTGCCACATGGCAGCCGACGCTTTTGGTTTTCCACGGGCTCCGCAGCCTGTTGCCATGCCTCACCGTAACAACACAAAAGCGCCGGCCTCCCCCAGGAAGCCGGCGCTTTTGCGTGGAGAGACAGAAACTACTCAGTTACTCTACAGCGTAGCCGACAGGCCTACCGTGAACGTGCGGCCCCGGTTGAAGAAGGCCTGAATCAGGTTGGGGTCGATGACGTTGGAGTTGTTGCGGTTGGAAACGTCGGTGAAGTAGTACTCATCCAGCACGTTGAGCACCGAGGCTTTCAGGCCCAGCTTCACCCGGTCGTTGAACAGCGGCTTGATGTCGTAGCCGAAGTGCAGGTCGAGGTTGCGGCTGGTGGGCAGGCGGTAGGAGTCGGTGCGGGTGGCCGGGTTGCGGATACTCTCGGGGTTGAAGGCGGCGTAGTACTTGGTGAACAGCAGAAACGATGGCCGGATGTACAGACCCCGGATCGGCTCGTAGCGCAAGCCCAGCTGAAACTGGTTTTGAGCGGCGTCGCCTACGTGGGTGTTGTCGAGGTATACTGGCTCGTCGAGCTGGGTGCCGGGAGCGGGGTTGCCGCCTTCGTCGGTCTGGTTGAGCAGGCCCTGCCCAATCCAGCGCCAGTCGCCGAGGGCAATGGCGGCATTCAGCTGCAGGCGGCGGCTGATTTCCTGCGCCACGCTCAGCTCTACGCCCATGTGGCGGGCATCCACGTTGCGCACGTTGCTGTATATCGCCTCGCCGGTGGAAGTATTCACCGAGTTGGTAGCCTTGTTGGCCCACAGCGTGTAGTACGTGTTCAGCGTGGCCTTCATGCTGGGGTAGTTGATGCTGTAGCCCAACTCGATGCTGGTGATACCTTCGGGGCGCACGTTTGGGTAGAGTAGGCCCTGCGTGGTGTATACCTGGTTGAAGAAGGGCACCTTGCTGTTGTAGCCCACGTTCAAAAACAGGTTGTTGAACTCGGTGAGGTTGTAGTTGGCGCCGGCTTTCACGCTGTAGCCGGTGTAGCGGGCCCAGTCAGTTTCTACGGTGCTGCCGTCGGCGGCCGTGTACACCTGGCCGTCGGCGGCCTTGTAGGTCTGGCCGAAGCCCACGGGGCGCTTGGCACCGTCCACGTCCACTGTCTTGGCCTGGAAGTAATCAATGCGCTTGTAGCCGATGCGCGATATTGTGCCACTCACCACGGCCGACAGCACCGGCGTTTTGTATTCGAGTTGGCCGTAGCCGCCCAGCCACTGCGTTTTGCCGTCGTAGTTGTAGCTGAGCTTGTCGCCAACGCCAAGCCGTGTGGTAGGGTCGGAATTCCGGTCACTGATCGGGAGAGCATAGTCGCCGCCCAGCAAATCCCGGATTTCGCGGTAGTGCAGGCCGTAGTACGTGCGCCCGTCCACCCCAGCCGATAGCGTAAGCTTGTCGTTGAGCGTGTAGTCGGCGCCCGTCACGAAACCATACCAGCGGTGGCTGTTCA
Proteins encoded in this region:
- a CDS encoding response regulator transcription factor, whose product is MTPAIIRLAVTDDHILFRKGLRALISGFPGMEVLFEAGDGEELLQRLDQGNLPDVILMDLQMPNLDGLQTVRLLRAQYPRIRVIIISMHDEPELIESLKAEGAHGYLLKNASPEEVRGAILAAYNNNESRPALATL
- a CDS encoding sensor histidine kinase; amino-acid sequence: MNNWLIPVLLATPVLLLLALGIVAFVLRYQRRLLRQQEQLRQAREMGQQQALEAALLAQEEERRRIAADLHDGVGTTLAIVKLHLSTLGQPTYTQEATVLLDQAITEVRRISRNLLPAALQKFGLPFALDALARTVPADGATHLTLEQKGQPRRLDPKYELIVYRVVQELLGNGLRHAHAETIHIVVDFGPDTLSVFYSDNGVGFDPTLVEAAPLPGARTGHGLTNLRSRVAVLQGTLRYESETGAGSRVWISCPIPYLTTNQAPALSPAL